Proteins encoded within one genomic window of Suricata suricatta isolate VVHF042 chromosome 17, meerkat_22Aug2017_6uvM2_HiC, whole genome shotgun sequence:
- the PVALEF gene encoding parvalbumin-like EF-hand-containing protein, with the protein MDEDYSSQMKKMALAMGTSLSDKDIELLPTDMRHHGSFNYARFLEYMQKFQASGQLESAIRQAFQTLDKDRSGFIEWNEIKYILSTIPSSGPTAPLTDEEAEAVIQAADTDGDGRIDFEEFSELIKKEKVPKKK; encoded by the exons ATGGACGAGGACTACTCCTCTCAGATGAAGAAGATGGCCTTGGCCATGGGCACGTCCCTGTCAGACAAGGACATAGAGTTGCTGCCCACGGACATGAGGCATCACG GCTCCTTCAACTACGCCAGGTTCTTGGAGTACATGCAGAAATTCCAGGCCTCGGGGCAGCTGGAGAGCGCCATCCGCCAGGCCTTCCAGACTCTGGACAAGGACAGGAGCGGCTTCATCGAGTGGAACGAGATCAA GTACATCCTGTCCACCATCCCCAGCAGCGGACCCACCGCCCCGCTGACGGACGAGGAGGCGGAGGCCGTGATCCAGGCGGCCGACACGGACGGGGACGGCAGGATCGACTTCGAAG aattttctgAATTGATCAAAAAGGAGAAAGTTCCAAAGAAGAAGTAG